One Perca flavescens isolate YP-PL-M2 chromosome 16, PFLA_1.0, whole genome shotgun sequence genomic window, GCATTTGGTCGGTACACTGGTGGTGTGATCGGCTGCTGTGTATCGTGGCCAGTGCCACACTATGTTTTCATGGAAGGGAATCAACTAAAAGTAGCTTGATGATGTTGGGATCACTTGGGAAAATGTAGTGTTACCATAAGGTAGATTTAATGTGACCATCATCATCAGTGTCATCATTATGCAGACTGTACTAGATTAAAGTTACCTTTCAAAAGGGGCGAGTTTAAGCTGGTTGTACTCTCTGACTATAATAATATTGATTAAGCTGTTTAACCTTTTATGAAAGATTTAGACCTTATGCCTACCCAGCCTGTCTAGTCTGCCATCAACAGTGATACGTGTAAATCCCACCTTTTTTGGCTCACAAGCAATATGTAATGTGAGTGAAATTGTGATAGGGACTCTAAACAGGAACGACATAATAATTGAGTCCTTTAAGATTGTGTCACTGTGTGAGCACTATCTGGTGCTCATAGTAAAGCCTGATTTTTCTTTAGCACATCCCTTTTTGGCTGTATTACTCATTATCATCACAATACACCATTTATCCACAGGGGTCATGGTACCTATGTGGATGAAGACAAGCTGACGGCTTCAGTTGCTGGAGAGGTGCAGAGAGTAGACAAGTTGATCTGTGTCAGACCACTTAAGACCAGGTAAGGTATTCAATTAAGACACTTATACATTTGCAGTCAATAAGTCAAGTGCGTATAGTTGTACTGGATTGTCATGTACGTTTTATGTACTGCAGCTTTTGCAGAAATTATGTAGATTTATAATTTAGTGGTATGTTATTTAATTGCAGGTTCAACGGTGAGGTTGGAGATGTGGTGGTTGGCAGAATCACAGAGGTAAGGCACTGCCACCACATCTCTTCTGATgtctgacattttaaatatatcctAAAAATATATGGTTACGACAAGGtcaatatgtgtgttttttgtaataCATATAGGTTCAACAGAAACGGTGGAAAGTGGAGACCAACTCACGGCTGGACTCTGTCCTCTTGTTGTCCTCTGTCAATCTGCCTGGGGGAGAGCTGGTGAGATGCTAGAAAACGTGATTCCCTGGGAAAAGTGTTGTGTGTATTACACTTAGTTGATCTAGCATTATCCTAAAGGATATGGAAATGGGTTTAGGACAGGGAAGTTTATAAAAGgccaagttttatttattgtttgtcttttatttgattttctcttttAGAGGAGACGATCAGCAGAAGATGAGCTCACCATGAGAGAATACCTTCAGGAGGGCGATCTCATCAGTGTAACTTAAAGTTTATTATAATCTTTCATTGGCTGCTCCATTTTATTATTCTCAATTATAATGTTCTTGTTGCTCTTTTCCTGTGCTTTTAGGCCGAGGTGCAGTCTGTGTTCTCCGATGGAGCACTTTCCCTGCACACCCGTAGTTTAAAGTATGGAAAAGTAAGTTATGTCAGTGTACACAATTACAGAGTACTGCTGTGATGAAACCCcaaaacatttttcagtttgaactcactgtttgtgcttctggacagtgctatCACAGATGTGGCGGGCAAAATTTGGAATTCCCAAAATATGCACATCTTGTGGATGTAACCACTTCTGTGTATTTTTAACAATGTAATTAGCGCAGCAACAACATGGTTGAATTCTGGAGTAATAAATTTGGAAGACCTGTACATTTAAAGCAAGGTTCAAAAGTAGTGCAATTCATAATTTCTACATAGTTTATCACCGATAGAATACCTTAGTGATTTTGCTCCATAATAAGCTAGTAATACTTTACTTTCCTAATATGACCTAATATCTTGTATCTATTTTATCTGGCTATCAGTTGGGGCAAGGAGTGCTGGTGCAGCTTTCTCCTTCTCTGATCAAGAGGCAGAAAACACATTTCCACAACCTGCCATGTGGTGCATCAGTCATCCTCGGGAATAACGGCTTTGTGTGGTTATATCCCACACCTGAACAACAAGATGAAGAGGCTGGGGGCTTCTATACCAGCCTGGAGGTGGGAACAGAATAGtactttaaattaaaaagttaACAATTAACCAGGTTTTGTTTAGATACTCTTACAGTACAATATGTGAGTAATCTGCAGGGaggagacatttttatttttatgtatatattttatttttatttgtatgtaaTCGATTTCCATGTATATATTTAACTTATTGGTTTGTGCATCTCTTGTCTCTGCCCTTTCAGCCTGTTGGTCTGTCAGATCGAGAAGTGATTTCACGGCTGAGAAACTGCCTACTGGCTTTGGCTGCACATAAGGTCCTTTTGTATGACACCAGTGTTCTCTATTGCTATGAATCCTCAGTTCAACACCAGGTAGGAAGCAATCATATACAATTTGATGCACTATAATATATGACTGTTTTTAATTACACCTGCTATCTCTCAAATGTAAAGCAATGAAAAGATACTGCCTACACAATTGGACTTTTTGGACATCTGGTGGCCATAAAGGAAAACTACAGCAAGAGTTGATAGCagttcttaaaggtccaatatgtaatactgacagctagtgttaaaaaaagttactgcagtacaaattcaaaatattggagagagttgtctcccccgccccctcctcctccaagTTCCcagaggttgccaggctgagaccgcagcatccacaacaatgttgctagaagATTGTCTCACATAGTCAGACATTACTTcgcagcacagcggagtagcttacgttagatgctggctatagtgacagtcataaaagcccgtgctcatgcggagctctgtacccaactgacagacacattttttggcttagaattacagtaggaaCCGACAAAAAACCCacaacctcgccgtcctctccacacgccagacaggcacacttcctcggcttagaattacaataggaaccgctaaaaataccactaccttgccgactgaacacacttcattggcttagaattacggcaacaatcgctaaacgcactgcaaactcacagtcctctctttccgatttacagcccccctctcgtggcttaaaataactcaacattgTCTGCTCCGGCTGCTGAACTACactttgtaaacagccatgggctgcttgcctggtcctcccggtaacgttaacagttagcagggttagcatggcggcgttagccaggaccagtcgggatcactttactggctgggTCTCAATTGTTTTTCCGAGTAACCAACTCTGAttctctagctatataattcaatgtgagtacacaaatgttgaaatgacataaaatgcccgtccctagtggctgtgataaattagcctgaagctaatgcttacctgttcaggagaaaataagccaactctgcgtccttttgggctctaagctgtctcctgtttctttcaaatacatctccaatatttaccaggtgtttgttacgtctctggtcacgcaactgttagaaacatgccagggtttttttaattaattttttttaggtctggtagaatctatctccgttgatcgtttgtttgtttgctgctttcatggctgtactaatgttacagctgtagtgtgctgggtttacatttttacaggtatatctggcaacccggcctggctgtcaaactgggaagttgataacaacacacagaccaaaacacaaacagaaattccgtcacggaatgtaaatttcaaaaataaaaaatactgacattagtattgttgtcagaaaagatagtatttcagcttAATGATGTTTCCTTCATATCTGATGAgtcattggtgtcattttttgatttattacagtacatatattacatattgaaCCTTTAACTTTGACTCTGCTGTTCTAAAACAGTGTGGAACAGACATGGTTGATTTCATTGTTCTTTTGGGTGAGGAACTGATGACAATCACTTATGCTTCTCATAAATATTGTGCTTATATAAAATCAGCATCTTAGCAATTATGCTATCACCGTATTGTTGTTGAAGCATCTACGTGGCACATTACATGGACAGTACTTAGTTTCGATTAATTGTTGAAGTAGACATTAGTTTGCAAAATGTTCTCTCTTGCTAATAACCCTGGCTGACTAAACCCAACCCAGTTGTTTTAGGTGTTTTTGAGCAGTCTCCTCTTAAGCTGCAAATTAATAGTACACCGAAGTAGACATTATTGCCAAAGATTTCTTTCATGGTTTGCCTCggtaacaaaaaacaaaatgttcacTATTAATGCTTAGATCTCGAAGAAATTACTCCattcaaaaatgtcagaatgaAGGTGGATTATGTATAATTCTGCTGGTTTGTCTTAGTGGgatttttttcttatatttagttaaaggtcccatgacatggtgctctttggatgcttttatataggccgtagtggtcccctaatactgtatctgtagtctctttcccgaaattcagccttggtgcagaattacagccactagagccagtcccacaatgagctttccttaggatgtgccatttctgtgtctgaagctattgaagaggagagtgggaggggcaaggtggagggtgggggtgtggccttgaccaactgccactttgctcatttgaaagccatgatgtctctctctcatgggtgggccaaattctctgggtgggcaaagcagagaaaggggaggtaaccttgctccttatgacctcataaggagcagatcccagatcggcccatctgagctttcattttctcaaaggcagagcaggatacccagggct contains:
- the exosc2 gene encoding exosome complex component RRP4, whose translation is MAADMRLPTIQKPVSLSVSALGRKDLVVPGDVITSDTGFMRGHGTYVDEDKLTASVAGEVQRVDKLICVRPLKTRFNGEVGDVVVGRITEVQQKRWKVETNSRLDSVLLLSSVNLPGGELRRRSAEDELTMREYLQEGDLISAEVQSVFSDGALSLHTRSLKYGKLGQGVLVQLSPSLIKRQKTHFHNLPCGASVILGNNGFVWLYPTPEQQDEEAGGFYTSLEPVGLSDREVISRLRNCLLALAAHKVLLYDTSVLYCYESSVQHQVKDILKPEVMEEIVMLTQQKLLEQEG